A segment of the Mercurialis annua linkage group LG4, ddMerAnnu1.2, whole genome shotgun sequence genome:
aattttaaaatttatagacaAAAATAAAACTCCTCAAATTTcatgacaataaaattttataagtttaaattttaattaatttaattaaatttcaaaaacttttcatattttctaACCCATATAtaatagttaaaaaatattttaaatatcataactaaattttttaatttaaataatgttattttaaatatatacaaagTTCAATAAGATGTAttcttatattatttatatgattataaaataaattttattgattgGTTAAAACTTTATTTGTATACAATAAATTATGTTATGAAATgtgttaatattaattaaatctaataatttatcaatacaatataatataatagtttattgattaaattttacaatACTTCTTTCATACACAATGAACTatattttttggataaatgcTTGTTTATTAGAACAACCACTTGGAGGTAAAAGAAAAGTATAAAAGAACTATCAAGAGTACTTAACAAAGcaatccaaacatctaaaaacGTCTAACCTCAAAAAAGGAAAACGAGAGTGATAAGAAGCATAGAACAGAACCGCCCTACTAATAACTAAGAAAACTAAAGACTTAGTTCGCATAGTCTCTCTCTTGAAAACTAGTATCTTGTTTCTAACTTTCTATAATTCCCAAACATTGAAAAACTAAATAAACTTTCAAAACTCCTTATATTCTCGAAAAACACATTCTGTCCAGAAATTGACAAAAATGATGAACAGTCATAGGAGTGACTCAAAGAATTCAGAATTTAGCaaataaacaattcaaaaaaaagcCAAGCATAATCACAATGCAAGATAATATGAGAGCTCGTTTCTTCTTCACCACACCAAGAACAAGAATATTAGAAGGATCAAGCTCATCTTGACGGACTAAAGAAGTATTGCAAGAAATACGGTCTCTATCcaataaccaaataaaaaattggaTATGATCAAGAATTTTCAGTTTCCAAATAAATGGAATAAAAGAACCAACCTACTGGCCCATATGCTCCCTGCTCCGGTCAGAAACTGCAAATAATTACCCAGAAATTTGTTGCTGCCGGGCGGATGAATAGAGCTATCCTTACAGATCATTTTCAGCATTGGATTCCTTCTGAGCTGCTGAGCTACATTGCTGCATTGGATTCCTTTCATTCTTAGCTGTCATGAGCTGTCATGAGCATATGGAGCTGCTGGTGCACGAGTTCTATATGTGAAGCTGTTTTGTGAAGTTGGTTATTCCTCTGCTGATGTGGCAGCAGTTATAGTCTGAGTTAGTTAGTTTGCTATATAGAATTTCAGGTTCTAGATTCTTCCAAGTTTTCTCTAGTATATAAAGAGAAGACTATAGGTTGTAAATTCATTATGAGATTAATAAAGATTGTGAGTTTTGTtttctaatatggtatcagagcctatgCTCTGcatttcttacttttcttgaGCAGTTATTTTTTCCCAGCTTCCAAACACTCTTTTATGtcaaatttttcttttcttttctcggATTAATCTCATAATCTTCAATCTTCTTATCAATGGCGAACATAAACACAAACTACAGAGCAGATGAATCAATGTCCAGTCCTTTCTTCTTGCACCCAGGTGACTCTTTGGTTTTAGTTTCAGTTCTTCTAAATGGAGGAAATTATCACAAGTGGAGTAGATCGATGAGAATGGCTTTGCTATccaaaaacaagtataaatttgTTGATGGATCGATTTTAGCACCAACAAGAGATAATCAGATGTTTGATGTATGGGAAAGATGCAATACCATGGTGATGTCATGGATCTTCAGGTCAGTTTCTCCTACAATTGCTGAAAGCATTTCATGTTTAGATAGTGCTTTGGATATATGGAATGATCTGAGGGATAGATTCTCACAAGGAGACATTTACAGAATAGGTGACTTGCAAGAAGAGATTTACTCTTTTCAACAAAATTCTGGATTTGGCAATTCTGGATTTGGAAGTGGAAATTTTCAATCCAATAAGATGAAACTTTGTTCATTTTGTGGTTTCTCAGGACATACAGTGGATATATGCTACAGGAAACATGGATTTCCTCCTGGTTATCAACCAAAATATAAAAGAGAAAACAATTTTACTCCTCAAGCTAACTATGCTTATGCAGAATCAAAGTTTGCAGATCCTAAAATGCAGGAAACAATGTCTGAACAATCTGCAATACAGGGAAATACTTGCTTTAATGAAAATGAAGCATCAGGATCAATCTTCCCTTTCACTCCTGATCAATACCAGAAGATAATGGCATTGATTCAGCAACCTCATATGACTGGATCAACTTTACCAGAAGCATCTCATGTCAATTCCTTAACAGCTTCTTTTAAAGCTCAGAAAGAAACACAAGGTATGATTTGCTCTTGTCAGTCTAATGATGATTGTTATAGGAACAGATGGATCCTAGATACAGGAGCAACTGGTCACATTACTTGCAATCTTGATTATTTGATCAAATCTAAAGCAGTAACTGGTGTTCATGTTAGGTTACCTAATGGAGAACTTATAACAGTGACTCATATAGGATCAGTTAAGATATCTTCTGAGCTTATCCTTGATCATGTTCTCTATGTGCCTCAGTTCAACTTTAATCTTATATCTGCTAGCAAACTGACTGATGATGGAAAAACATGCTTGATTATTCATGGTGACTCCTGTTTCATTCAGGACCTTCATACATGGAGGATGATTGGACAAGCTGAAAAAAGAAAGGGGTTATATCAGTTAGTTCAGAGTCAGAAATTTAATATTGTTACTAATCCTTCTTGTTTGAATAATGTTTGCCATGTTGATAATTCTGCTGAATTATGGCATTACAGATTAGGACATTTGTCTTCTAAGATTCTTAGATTGATGAAAAGGATAGAACCATCAATAATGAATTCTGTAACACATGTTTGTGATGTTTGTCATTATGCAAAACAGAGAAAACTGACTTTTCCTATTAGTACTTCTGTTTCTAAGGGAATATTTGATCTAATTCATGTTGATATATGGGGACCTATGTCTGTATCTTCAATGCATGGTTTCAGATACTTCTTGACCATTGTAGATGATTACTCTAGACACACCTGGATTTTTCTCATGAAACAAAAGTCAGAAACAAGAGGCATTCTAAACAACTTTGTAACTTATGCTCAGAATCAGTTTGGCAAAGGAATCAAGACCATAAGAACAGATAATGGTCTAGAATTTATGCAGAATGAATTCTATCTCAAACATGGGATTGAGCATCAAACAAGTTGTGTATACACCCCAGAGCAAAATGGATTAGTAGAGAGGAAGCACCagcatattttaaatgttgctaGAGCTCTAAAGTTTCAATCCTCTTTACCTACTCATTTTTGGGAATACTGCATTCAACATGCTGTATATTTGATCAACAGAACTCCATCTCCTGTGATAAAAAATAAGACTCCATATGAGATGCTGCATGAGTCTTTGCCTGTTCTAAACCACTTAAGAGTTTTTGGTTGCTTGTGCTTTGCAAGTACAACTGAAGCTTCAAGAAGCAAATTTGACAAAAGGGCTCTCAAGTGTGTTTTTCTAGGCATTCCTGCTTCCACAAAAGGTTATGTTTTATATTGCATGGATACTTCTCAGATCATAGTATCTAGAAATGTACTATTTTATGAACATAACTATCCTTATATTCATAAATCAGACTCTGCTGATTTGTCTGCCTCTGCTTCACAGAACCTGGACTGGagtcatttttcttcttcttcacaaCCCAATTCACCTATCTCAGAACCAAACATACCTACCAGTCCAGTTTCTAGCCCTTGGAACACTAATCATGCTTCTACCTCACCTCCTTCTATCTTTCAACCTTCTGATTTTCCTGAGTTGAGAAGATCAACTAGATCATCTCAAATTCCTACACATTTAAAGGATTACTCAGTGTCTTTACCTCCTTTTTTGATTAAACCCATCACTAGTCCTCATGCCCTTTCTTCTGTTCTTACCTATAAAAACCTTTCTAAAAATCATAGAACTTTTGTTTTAAACATAAGTTCTATTTCTGAACCAAAAACATACAATGAAGCAGTCAAGCACTCTTGTTGGAAAGATGTTATGGAAGCAGAAATGAAAGCCTTAGAAAGCAATAACACCTGGATTATGTCTGATCTTCCACAGGGAAAACAAGCTATAGGTTGTAAGTGGGTTTACAAAACTAAGTTTAAATCAGATGGCAGTATTGAAAGGTGCAAAGCCAGATTGGTTGCAAAAGGTTATAATCAGCAGGAAGGCTTAGACTACCTGGACACATTTTCTCCTGTTGTTAAAATGACAACTGTGAGAACCTTGTTAGCTCTTGCAGCAGTTCACAATTGGCATTTACATCAATTAGATGTGAATAATGCTTTTCTACATGGGGATTTAAATGAAGAAGTATACATGACACCACCACCAGGCTTCATTTCTAAATCCAGTTCTAAGGTCTGCAAATTGCAGAAATCCTTATATGGCTTGAAGCAGGCTAGCATGCAGTGGAATGCAAAACTCAGTTCAGCATTGGTTAGTCAAGGATTCAAACCATCAACAGCAGATTCTTCCTTATTTATCAAGGTATCTGGAAACAAGTTTATTGCTCTTCTTGTTTATGTAGATGACTTGATCATTGCCAGCAATGACATGGAAGAAGttgaacatattaaaaactactTGCACACAACTTTCAGTATTAAGGACCTTGGTTCCCTTAAGTATTTTCTTGGTCTTGAGGTAGCCAGATCAAACAAAGGCATCACACTTTGTCAAAGAAAGTATGCTACTGATTTATTAGCAGACATGGGGTTTTCTGAAGCAAAGCCAGTTTCTACTCCAATGGTGAATTCTAAAAGATTGAGCAGAAGTGAAGGGACACCTTTATCTGATAATTTTGCATATAGACAACTGGTTGGCAAATTGTTGTATCTGTGTGTAACCAGGCCTGATCTTTCCTATGCAGTCCAACAATTGTCTCAGTTCTTGGATTGTCCTACCTCTCTGCATATGGTAGCTGCTCAGCGTGTGCTTAGATATTTGAAGTCAGCACCTGGTAAAGGGTTATTTTTCTCCTCAGAGTCAGATTTAAGCTTAAAAGCTTTTTCAGATTCTGACTGGGCAACCTGCATTGACACAAGAAGGTCAATATCAGGTTACTGTGTTTTTATAGGGACTTCTCTTATATCATGGAAGTCAAAAAAGCAAACCACTGTCTCTAAGTCAAGTACAGAAGCAGAATACAGGGCTTTAGCTACTTTGACTTGTGAAATGCAGTGGCTTACATATTTGCTTCAGGATCTTCATCAGTTTCAAACTGGGTCAGCACAGTTATTCTGTGATAATCAGTCTGCAATTCAACTTGCACATAATCCAGTTTTCCATGAAAGATCCAAACATATTGACATTGATTGTCATATTGTTAGAGAAAAGATTGCATCTGGATTGATTCATTTGCTTCCAGTTAGTTCTGCTAATCAGCTTGCAGACTGTCTTACTAAATCCCTACCTCCTGCTTCTTTTTCACATTCCATATCCAAGCTGGGCTTACTTGATATGTATtctccagcttgaggggggcTCTTACAGATCATTTTCAGCATTGGATTCCTTCTGAGCTGCTGAGCTACATTGCTGCATTGGATTCCTTTCATTCTTAGCTGTCATGAGCTGTCATGAGCATATGGAGCTGCTGGTGCACGAGTTCTATATGTGAAGCTGTTTTGTGAAGTTGGTTATTCCTCTGCTGATGTGGCAGCAGTTATAGTCTGAGTTAGTTAGTTTGTTATATAGAATTTCAGGTTCTAGATTCTTCCAAGTTTTCTCTAGTATATAAAGAGAAGACTATAGGTTGTAAATTCATTATGAGATTAATAAAGATTGTGAGTTTTGTTTTCTAATAGCTATTGCCGATGCCCATAATACTGCCTAGTAGTTACTGCCGAAGgaaatatttattagaaaacATCGTTTGAGCGACGGACTTTAGCGACAGACTGTATTTCATACATACCTAAATTAACCTCTATATGCTTCATTCACAATGAACCACTGTCACTTTCGCGTTTGGGAACTTTAGACACCAACTCCCATACCTGAAAGCTCCACCAAGTCTCTTCTGAATCCAGCTAGCCGTATCATGACCTGCCTCCCAGGTCCTAGAGTATCCATCCATACCTAGATCAACCAAGCCTGCCGAGTTGATGGTTTCACAAACCCCTCTAATACCCATATAAGACGACGGACACTGCAATTCTTCTCTCATGGATCGAAGAGATCGGTGAAATCCCTCATGCAACACCAAAGGGATTGAGAACCATTAGCAAGAGAATTGAGGATTTGCGAAGATTCTCATATTTTGCTTCTATTTTGGTCACTATAGAAACTCATAAGTTTCTATAAACCACCTTGTTTTGACTAGGATATCCACTTTTGAAACTTAATTACTAGATTTTCTATCCATATTTTGCTAATTTCATTCgatatttacttttgaaaaataattttaaaaataatgcgtttctcatgtctcgatcgagaacataccttattaaaaaaaacaaccaTAAAAGAACACCATAAATACAACATAAACATACTATATAAAAATACTATTCGATCGAgagaaaaattgatttatatgtGGAAAtctcttttctctctaacaAACCCTAACCGCCTAGagcttttttcttatttcttcttCGGTAGCTGCTGTCAATAGCTTAATTTTCCtgttgacggtagccatccatttatttatgttattttaatttcataaaatataataaatagctaattcttttttattttttaatggattaaaatttatcataaagcgcaattcaattattaaGAAGCGAAgatagattgaagatctttcatcaacaaaatggattcgtctatgagctatactagttttatttattttttattatttatcttttttataaatgttttattttgtcctttctttctgaaaggtttgttgtcctttcatTGTGTGAAAGGTTTGATATCTCTTTTTTAGAAGGAATTATGACCAAATGCTGATTGAATCGGATGTtgtgagtttgcgggtgatTGGAGAAGTTTGAACGAAAGCGATTGAAGATTGCACTTAATTCgcgaaacagttagtaatttatttttattttcgtaagtaagatctgcaaatcaggcagcatgttgtctgttccatgtcaggtcatcgggtttagttttcaaattatcccgaatttcttataaatgtaactgttttatattcaatttaatgagatccgatgaattcaaaaaaaaacttatgtctcgatcgagaaaagtaataaagtatattttttatattaaaaaatataagatataaagtggtcaaaaaaatcaaataccggtgaaattaagttttaaaagtAAGATATTTTATAAGTAATTCCTAATTTAAATGCGTGTTGGATTATCGTTCgattttaacctaaactaaaTGCAATATTCCAATTAATCATTCaataaaagattaaataaaTGATACAATAGCCCGTTgttaattcataattaaattgaaCCAAATGCAATTCAAATTAAGTACAGCCTTAAAATTGAAGTGTGATGTAGAAGAAGACAATAAGTCCTTGCATTGCccaaacaacaaaaatatttaagaaaagAGTACATCAAGAAATTACTGCTTAAACATTAAGTAATAAAAACATCCCAAACTAAAGGCACACCATGCATATTGATGAGAAGCATAGTATAATTGATTTGGTGTGGCTGATGATGGGTAGCTTGAATAGTCATATTCATGGTCTATTGGCTCTCGTGTGGCTGATGATGAATGGTCCAAAATTGGCTCGGGGGGTGATGGTGGATAAAATGTAGAGCTAACCAACGTGGAGAAAAGGAGATTAAATAAGAGGAGAAGGGTGACTGACATTACAACTTTTGAAGCCATGTTTAgaaatttttggttcggtttaaaaaaaatagatataaaagaattattagtTTGAAGGGGCTGATGAGCAATGGCATTGAGGCAAGGGGTTTTATAGATGGAGATGCAGAGCAAATTgcattttaaaaacttaaaactgTGATTCATTATTTGCAAAATGGATATTCCAAAATTAAGTTGGTGAAGACTTTGTTATGCCAATGATAAAAAGTCTTGCAGGTGCCAATTAATTACGTGCGGGCACATTTTATGTTTTCATATAAAATGAATTCCACACTcaaaattgaatttcaaaatgaaaaataatcatgttattttttttaataatcttctaaaaaatatacatataatagttacataaaaatgtatatttatcactaattttttgtttttaaaatatagaacAATCGAAATATATACTTAGCATAAATTTAACGTTCATGTGACAAAAAGTCTCGagattgtttatatttttgtgggCAGGAAGAGACTTTGGTGTCTGTGCAGCATGCATTATGTTCCAGCGCTAAAACATGTAATGCTCTCAAAAAGAAACTtcattattatataataaaaaaaccctcgattttgttttatttccaTTTATCtaatataattgtttataattatttttcaatttaaaattttgaaataattttaattattatagcCGAATTTTGTCAGTCTTATATGAAAATTTTAGGTCAAATTATGCATACATGAAcaaatttttagataaaaaggATTCAAGCTGCCATTTAAGTATTTTTGgccgaaaaaattcaaattcaaaattaaaaaaaaatattaatatttaataaccaaattaaacaaaaaattaaaatttagccaAAAAAAGAAACGGTAGTTTAAGTGTTATCAGAATAAACTACCTAACAAAATTAACATCTTGTTCCTGAAATTTGTTGAGCGGGACTAGCACACGATGTGGGTGTTATGCTGATGTAGAAACAAGATTAAAATCCACGTAGTTCATTAGAGAATTATTATTGatccagaaaaaaaaaagtgaacaaTTAGAGAACTCTTGTTGACCTAATAAATTGGCACACACACTTGTTGTTACCCTTATAAATTGAGATAAAATTGCTGAAATTAAAAACACAATTATTGAATTTGTAAATAGGGGAAAAGCTTCAAGTTCTTTTTGAGCTATCAGACCTGCTTAAAAGTACAGTAATGCTTCGAGTTACTAATTAGTTttagattaataatattaaataaactcgaaagaaatttatcaaaaaaaaactcGAAAGAAATACAACAGATTTCAATCtcaaatctatatatatataaaaaaaaaagaggatgGTTAAATAGAAGTACAATTGAACTTATCAATTCAAAAGTGataattcatttttgtattTAGCAATCATAATACCAAtccaacaaataaaaattagattgtGCTAAAATAACATACATTTTCGGGCCAACATACTCTTGCATAAAGaagtatttaataaattataatttcaaatttaacaaGAAGAATTGAGTACAGTGATGCGGAATACAAAACAACACGACGAAGACGAGAAGTCttcataaatagataaaaataaataaatcgtACAATAATGAATTATTGATAGAATGTTTACGCCATAGGCTATAAAACACCCCGACACCAAAAACACAACAAAGAActtaagataaaaataaataaaaacaaaatgacTTTAATTTAAGCGCATTGAAACCCTTCTGGCACCTTCTTACCACAGTAGTTAAGCAACAAGCTCAAATTAACCGGAACATTCAAGCTAATACCTGCAACACTAGCTTTGAGGGTAGTGCAAATGCAAACAGCAGCTTCAAGATCAACGAGATCAGCAAGAAGGCTACAACAAGGAGTCTTTGGTGGGGTACCGATTGTAACACTCAATAAATCGTTCAATAAATTAAGGCATACACCAAGTTTGATGGTATCCTTTGGGCATTTAGCTGGTTTATATGATGGCACTGGTGATGGTTTAATAGGTTTTGATGGATGGCCTTTTGGTGTTGATGGTGGGCAATATGTAGAGCTCACTAAAGTAAAGAAAAGAAGGTTGAGAGCAAGGAGAAAGGCAGTTGAAGCTATAGTTCTTGAAGCCATCTCCAAAAAATTAAGAACCTAAATTTCTTATCGGATTTGAGATATGAGCTTTTCTTGCTTTGACTTGAGAGTGGTGGAAATGGCTAAGGGGATTTAGGGTTTATATAGATGGAAATTGAGATAAATTTGTTCCAAAATTATGGcgaaaatgataaatttattcCAAAATATACTTGAACAagtaattttgtaatttgtgtCGGTTATACGTTTAACCAATAAATGGAAAACATAAATTGTCTACTTTCTAATTGATTAGGTATATTTTAACctattaacttattttaatgacaaatgacaaaatgaattaatatacTCATAATATCATGATGTTTAAATATTATCCCATTATAATCTAGTATTTTTATGTTTGTTGCCAAATATATTTGTCTAATTTGCAGCTGATGTAGCGTGATATTATATATATCAAGTAGGATAAATTTTGTATATGTGAATTTATAAAACATTGTGTGTCGTCAACCCTAAAAAAAGTTGAGTATATTGTCGAAGGGTAAACATTAATGAATCAAactggaaaaaaattaaagattatagTATATTTAATAAAGGCTTAACTCATTATTAGGTTCTTAAACTATACTTCTTTTGATTAATTGGTccttaaactaaattaattttgtttcttttggtCCATAAACTCAAGAAAAACGTGTTTTCAAGTCCTTCAATGGATTTCCATTAAAAATTCCTTAGTTATGTGACATTAttttaaggcctaatcactcaaaaaaccctcacctttaattcttttttcaattccaccccgacgttgaaaatttgtcaattttacccacttttgaattttccgttttcaattgtaccccaatttttaaatttttgttaattttttaacttaaatgatgaaatcattcaattaactaagtttaaacatgaaattaaatttttttttattcaaaaaagtagaaataagtcctttatttttaaaaactaactaaaacccataatcatattaacactaacttaaattcttaattaatttaactaaatttaaataaattttaaaaacgtacaattaatatatgctagacatagagaatgttttaaacaaatttccaaacgaaaaagacgttaatttaatttttcagggtacaattgaaacacaaaaattcaaaatagggtaaaattgacaaattttcaacgtcagggtatgattgaaaaggggctaaaaggtcggggttttttaagacattaaaccTTATTTTAACAAGTAACTGCTATTTTTGGTGCATGAATCACACACTCTAACGAAAGGAGTTAAAGACATGTTTTTTATATGTTCAGGGACCAAAAAAATAACAAGATTTAGTTTAGAGATTATTTAATCAAAAGACGTACAATTAAGGATCTAATAATGAGTTTATCCTTTAACAAATGAGCTATGGTTGTGGGTAGATACATTAATTTTGTCTGATTAATCTATAATTAATTATAGCAAAACTCATAAAAGCTACTAATATCCAGTTTTATTAGAAGCATTAGTATACTATGTCACTAAACTTTATTTAATGGATATTTATGTCATTACAAAAACATTACG
Coding sequences within it:
- the LOC126676594 gene encoding 14 kDa proline-rich protein DC2.15-like — its product is MASRTIASTAFLLALNLLFFTLVSSTYCPPSTPKGHPSKPIKPSPVPSYKPAKCPKDTIKLGVCLNLLNDLLSVTIGTPPKTPCCSLLADLVDLEAAVCICTTLKASVAGISLNVPVNLSLLLNYCGKKVPEGFQCA